The window GTCCTAGCTGGGACCTGATTCCCATCATTCGCCCCCAAATAACAGAAAGTACTATGTGAGGGCTAACGTGCCCTCTTGCTATAGAAGGCTTTGCAAGTGCAATGAAGTGAAGGAGAGCCACTTTCCATGGACATGGGTTTTATTAGCCTCCAGCAGATGGAGGAAGGCAGCAGGGAAGGGAGCTGGATGGGGACTTGTCCTTCGTCCTGAATTTAGTGCATGTGGCCTGGAGTTAGGGGGTCTGAGAAAACAGCAGCAGAAGCAGATGAAGGGATgcgagggggtgggggtggctctGGGACCACCAGGAACATGATATGAATACTGGGGGAGGTGCAGGAAGGTGGCCTTCGCCCAGGGATTGGGCCTTTCCTCACTTCCCTCCTCTATATGTCCGTGGACGTGCCTGGGCTCCCCTGGAGGGCACTGTGCCCAGGTCATATAATTATCAGGCGCCCTCCCGGCCTGCCCAGAGTTCTATAAGTacgagagagagggggaaggcagAAGATGTTGGGCATAAAACTCCCACCCACCCTCCCCTGCCCCTGGGCCAGGTTAAACTAGGTTATCCTGGTGAGTCCTGGAAGGGGGGTCGTGGTGGGTGAGGCTGACCCCCTGCCCGGCCCTCCCTGAAGGCTCGGCCGGCTGAGCCCCTCACATGACGCTGCAGCTCTTGGCTCGGTCCTTTCGGATCTCGGCCTCGGCCCCCTTGTCTGACCTCCCGGGCAGCTGGGCCGATCTCTGTGCTGACCTCTGTAAGCCTCTCCTGGAATCGCTGCGGCGCAGCTGCCGGTGGCCGCGGCCGAGGGAGGCCACTGTGGCCACGTGGAAGACGTCTCGGACGCTGCGTTCGGACGACCGGGACGAGCACTCGACGTAGGACACGGCGCCCACCTGCCGGGCCAGGACACTACCCTGGGACAGATAGAACAGGATGAGGGAGCAGGCCTGCAGAAACAACCCCCCCCAAGGGACAGAGGTCCAGTCACTGGTTAAGCAGGGCCTCACCTGCTCATGTGTGACAGGGATGAGCCGCTGTTTGGAGAGCTCCCTCAGGGTGGCCAGGTCTGTCCTCATGTCCAATTTACAACCCACCAGAACAACTTTAGCATTGGGGCAGAACTCCTGCGTCTCCCCTTGCCACTGTTGGGATAATGAAGAGGTTTGTTGTGGAGGAGAA of the Gracilinanus agilis isolate LMUSP501 unplaced genomic scaffold, AgileGrace unplaced_scaffold41516, whole genome shotgun sequence genome contains:
- the RND2 gene encoding rho-related GTP-binding protein RhoN produces the protein ASCPQSYVPTVFENYTASFEIDKRRIELNMWDTSGSSYYDNVRPLAYPDSDAVLICFDISRPETLDSVLKKWQGETQEFCPNAKVVLVGCKLDMRTDLATLRELSKQRLIPVTHEQGSVLARQVGAVSYVECSSRSSERSVRDVFHVATVASLGRGHRQLRRSDSRRGLQRSAQRSAQLPGRSDKGAEAEIRKDRAKSCSVM